From the genome of Gracilinanus agilis isolate LMUSP501 chromosome 2, AgileGrace, whole genome shotgun sequence, one region includes:
- the SLC25A29 gene encoding mitochondrial basic amino acids transporter, translating into MALDFLAGCVGGAAGVLVGHPFDTVKVRLQVQSVEKPLYRGTFHCFQSIIKQESVFGLYKGIGSPMMGLTFINALVFGVQGNTIRALGKDTPMNQFLAGSAAGAIQCVICCPMELAKTRMQLQGTGEYKLKARTYKNSLDCLAKIYQQEGLRGINKGMVSTLIRETPSFGFYFLTYDCLTRSLGCEPEDSFVVPKLLLAGGMSGIVSWISTYPVDVIKSRLQADGVRGVQQYSGILDCVRKSYQVEGWRVFTRGLTSTLLRAFPVNAATFATVTVFLMYMRSEEVMTECEAALPQPSSL; encoded by the exons ATGGCGCTCGACTTCTTGGCAGGATGCGTTGGGG GTGCTGCAGGTGTGCTCGTGGGACATCCTTTTGACACCGTCAAG GTACGCCTCCAGGTTCAGAGTGTAGAGAAACCTCTCTACCGGGGGACTTTCCACTGCTTTCAGTCAATTATCAAGCAAGAAAGT GTATTTGGCCTGTATAAAGGCATCGGGTCACCCATGATGGGCCTGACTTTTATCAACGCCCTCGTGTTTGGGGTCCAAGGCAACACGATCCGGGCCCTGGGGAAGGACACCCCCATGAACCAGTTCTTGGCCGGCTCTGCTGCCGGCGCCATCCAGTGTGTGATCTGCTGCCCCATGGAACTGGCCAAGACCCGGATGCAGCTTCAGGGCACGGGCGAGTACAAACTGAAAGCGAGGACCTACAAAAACTCCCTGGACTGCCTGGCCAAGATCTACCAGCAGGAGGGGCTGCGGGGCATTAACAAAGGCATGGTGTCCACCCTGATCCGGGAGACGCCCAGCTTCGGCTTCTACTTCCTGACCTACGACTGCCTGACGCGCTCCCTGGGCTGCGAGCCGGAGGACAGCTTTGTGGTGCCCAAGCTGCTGCTGGCAGGCGGCATGTCGGGCATCGTGTCCTGGATCTCCACCTACCCGGTGGATGTGATCAAGTCCCGGCTCCAAGCCGATGGCGTGCGCGGCGTCCAGCAGTACAGCGGAATCCTCGACTGCGTGCGCAAGAGTTATCAGGTGGAGGGCTGGAGGGTGTTCACTCGGGGCCTCACGTCCACGCTGCTACGGGCCTTCCCCGTCAATGCGGCCACCTTTGCCACCGTCACGGTCTTCCTCATGTATATGAGGTCCGAGGAAGTGATGACGGAGTGTGAGGCAGCTCTGCCGCAGCCTTCCAGCTTGTAA